The following coding sequences lie in one Rhodohalobacter barkolensis genomic window:
- a CDS encoding methyltransferase domain-containing protein: MDFPKSEIIERFSESVDYYNEHATIQKTTAERLANALQPWQYSLPEGPIIEVGAGTGFFSKHLIEMYPGRELILSDVSYEMVQFCENNFSEGKHVSFKTMDVESFDWPENKYSLIAGNFVAQWLKHPAEVMSKMAQSLKPGGFLLMSFPGSESFPQWRKYCLDLGIPFTANPLPDIEEVVVKLSMGPVKVDYYEDQSNEEYNSVYEFYDHLKRSGTGTSFTGKKISAKQLELLNNYWKEQNGGKVYVHYHTAFIAVKRDL; encoded by the coding sequence ATGGATTTTCCCAAAAGTGAGATTATCGAGCGGTTTTCTGAATCGGTTGATTATTATAATGAACATGCTACCATTCAAAAAACAACGGCTGAGAGGTTAGCCAACGCACTTCAACCCTGGCAATACTCTCTGCCGGAAGGTCCCATCATCGAAGTTGGGGCCGGAACGGGATTTTTCTCCAAACATCTCATAGAGATGTATCCCGGGCGGGAATTAATTCTTTCGGATGTATCTTACGAGATGGTTCAATTCTGTGAGAATAACTTTTCTGAGGGTAAACATGTCTCATTTAAAACAATGGATGTGGAATCCTTTGATTGGCCTGAAAATAAATATTCTTTGATTGCCGGTAATTTTGTGGCACAGTGGTTAAAACACCCGGCTGAGGTCATGTCTAAAATGGCTCAGTCACTCAAACCCGGTGGTTTTCTGTTGATGTCGTTTCCGGGAAGTGAATCTTTTCCACAGTGGAGAAAATATTGTCTGGATCTGGGAATACCATTCACTGCCAATCCGCTGCCTGATATTGAAGAAGTGGTTGTGAAGCTTTCGATGGGGCCTGTAAAAGTGGACTATTACGAAGATCAATCCAATGAAGAATATAATTCTGTATATGAATTTTATGATCATCTGAAAAGATCAGGAACCGGAACCAGTTTTACCGGGAAAAAGATCTCGGCCAAGCAGCTGGAATTACTCAATAACTACTGGAAAGAACAGAATGGCGGAAAAGTATATGTGCACTACCACACGGCTTTTATCGCAGTAAAAAGGGATTTATAA
- a CDS encoding phosphoribosylaminoimidazolesuccinocarboxamide synthase: MNQQEALRHCITTSNTNLESIDEPYRGKVRDVYTLNKDTLGIVVTDRISAFDHIMKQAIPFKGQILNQLSAFSFDKVSDIVANHIIDVPHPNVTIAKKCEPLPIEVVIRGYLTGHAWRVYRSGAREICGVRMPDGMIEHQKFPEPILTPATKAMEGHDEDISEDEILNQGIIDETLWDKIRSVAFRLFERGTNVAAKQGLILVDTKYEFGLYNGELTLIDEVHTSDSSRYFYSEGYEERQKKREPQRQLSKEFLREWLMEHDFQGLEGQNLPNLPDQFRWSIYQRYSELFETLTGEEFEPVIIENINKDLDQVFRDLS; this comes from the coding sequence ATGAATCAGCAGGAGGCGCTCCGTCACTGTATCACAACCTCCAACACAAATCTGGAATCTATCGACGAACCCTATCGCGGCAAAGTCAGGGATGTTTATACACTAAATAAGGATACACTTGGAATTGTTGTGACTGATCGAATTTCTGCATTTGATCATATCATGAAGCAGGCGATTCCGTTTAAAGGTCAGATCCTAAATCAGCTTTCGGCATTTTCATTTGATAAGGTTTCTGATATCGTAGCCAACCACATTATTGATGTTCCCCACCCAAACGTTACAATTGCTAAAAAGTGTGAGCCCCTTCCTATCGAAGTGGTAATACGTGGGTATTTAACCGGTCACGCCTGGAGGGTATACCGTTCCGGTGCCCGCGAGATTTGTGGTGTAAGAATGCCTGACGGTATGATTGAACATCAAAAGTTTCCGGAGCCAATTTTGACACCCGCCACAAAAGCAATGGAAGGCCATGATGAAGACATTTCGGAAGACGAAATACTAAATCAAGGTATTATAGACGAAACCCTGTGGGATAAAATCCGATCTGTTGCTTTCAGGCTCTTTGAACGTGGGACAAACGTTGCCGCTAAGCAGGGTTTAATTCTGGTAGATACCAAATATGAATTTGGACTCTATAATGGTGAGTTAACCTTGATTGATGAAGTGCATACCTCTGATTCTTCTCGATATTTCTACTCTGAGGGATATGAAGAGAGACAAAAAAAACGTGAACCCCAGCGACAGCTATCGAAGGAATTTTTACGTGAATGGCTGATGGAACATGATTTCCAGGGTTTGGAGGGACAAAACCTACCCAACCTGCCCGATCAGTTCAGATGGAGTATTTATCAGCGCTACTCTGAGCTTTTTGAAACCTTAACAGGTGAAGAGTTTGAGCCCGTTATAATCGAAAACATCAATAAGGATCTGGACCAAGTCTTTCGGGACTTAAGCTAA
- the trpA gene encoding tryptophan synthase subunit alpha → MSNNSSRIQSIFQSREEDDKIMSLFLTAGYPDLDSTADLILGFEKNGADLIELGMPFSDPLADGPTIQQASNIAIENGITMKRIFDIVSEVRKSSQIPIILMGYINPVLRFGVAEFCKQASESGVDGLIIPDAPLEESSLISEEADKNNLDIIYLVAPNSTDERMKKVDQASKGFVYCVSVTGVTGARQGDEVAKSVSKFIDRVNANVVNNPKLVGFGIKNHEDAQIISKDLDGFIVGSALIDTIKKNYPENGWQENVFQFVKELKFGNI, encoded by the coding sequence ATGAGTAATAACAGTTCGCGTATTCAATCAATTTTTCAAAGCAGGGAAGAGGACGATAAAATCATGTCTCTGTTTCTTACGGCCGGATATCCCGATTTGGATTCAACCGCAGATCTAATTCTTGGATTTGAAAAAAATGGAGCTGATCTGATTGAATTGGGAATGCCGTTCAGTGATCCTCTTGCCGATGGTCCCACCATTCAACAGGCAAGTAATATTGCGATCGAAAATGGTATTACGATGAAACGGATTTTCGATATCGTCAGTGAGGTTCGGAAAAGTTCTCAAATACCGATTATTCTGATGGGATATATCAATCCGGTATTGCGTTTTGGAGTGGCTGAATTCTGTAAACAGGCGTCTGAAAGTGGCGTTGATGGTTTAATCATTCCGGACGCACCGCTTGAAGAGTCTTCGTTGATATCGGAAGAAGCGGATAAGAATAACTTGGATATCATCTATCTTGTAGCACCAAATTCGACAGATGAACGGATGAAAAAAGTTGACCAAGCCAGCAAAGGTTTTGTTTACTGTGTGTCTGTTACCGGTGTAACCGGAGCCCGGCAGGGTGATGAAGTTGCTAAATCTGTGAGTAAGTTTATAGATCGGGTGAACGCTAATGTGGTTAATAATCCAAAACTGGTAGGATTTGGCATTAAGAATCATGAAGATGCACAGATCATATCTAAAGATCTTGATGGTTTTATTGTCGGCAGTGCGCTCATAGATACTATCAAAAAGAACTATCCGGAAAATGGTTGGCAAGAAAATGTTTTTCAATTTGTTAAAGAATTGAAATTTGGGAATATTTGA
- a CDS encoding DUF4837 family protein, whose product MKNYLYLIPVLLILFIVSACESDYRPMSIGQIDEVIVVMDSTEWDSDTALAIEETFGKAIETVPSYEPTYRLIFRDFSNNDQLDQLRESKNIIFASPIDAESNVGTFIRAVLSDEIEERVRSGESFAFPLEDRWVRDQWTLILASNDDQELSEKIRNSEESLVGHLMDREFERRIQEVYRRGEQVAISDSLWENHGWKVRMQHDYIETVDTTNVKVYRRALPDNDRWILAWWKDDVPNTDFIDDEWINATRDSLLQQYVQGTREGSYITTEYGRSVITKEMDLDSRLTGFETLGTWRMTNDFMGGPFVNFFYHDPETERLFMIEYGQFAPSVSKRRFVRQFRAMGRTFEADSTWNSPSETN is encoded by the coding sequence ATGAAAAATTATCTATATCTGATTCCTGTACTTTTAATTCTATTCATTGTGTCGGCATGTGAGTCGGATTACAGACCGATGTCGATCGGTCAAATCGATGAGGTGATCGTTGTAATGGATTCCACTGAGTGGGATAGTGATACCGCTCTTGCAATTGAGGAGACATTTGGAAAAGCAATTGAAACTGTTCCCAGTTATGAACCCACATACAGGCTGATATTTCGCGATTTCAGTAATAACGATCAGCTTGATCAGCTTCGTGAAAGTAAGAATATCATTTTTGCATCACCTATTGACGCAGAGTCTAATGTTGGTACGTTTATCCGGGCCGTATTAAGTGACGAGATAGAAGAGCGTGTCCGTTCCGGTGAAAGTTTTGCATTTCCCTTGGAAGACCGCTGGGTACGAGATCAATGGACCTTAATCCTTGCATCGAATGATGACCAAGAGCTTTCAGAAAAAATCAGAAACTCTGAAGAATCTTTAGTCGGGCATTTGATGGATCGTGAATTTGAACGTCGCATTCAAGAGGTATATCGACGAGGAGAGCAGGTTGCGATCAGCGATTCACTGTGGGAAAATCATGGATGGAAAGTCCGGATGCAGCACGATTATATTGAGACAGTTGACACCACCAACGTAAAAGTGTACCGAAGAGCTCTGCCAGATAATGATCGATGGATCCTTGCGTGGTGGAAGGATGACGTTCCGAATACTGATTTTATTGACGATGAGTGGATCAATGCAACCAGAGATTCACTGCTCCAGCAATATGTTCAGGGTACGAGAGAAGGGTCGTATATCACCACAGAATATGGCAGAAGTGTGATTACAAAGGAGATGGATCTGGATAGCCGACTGACCGGATTTGAAACACTCGGTACCTGGAGAATGACCAACGACTTTATGGGCGGACCGTTTGTAAATTTCTTTTATCACGATCCGGAAACGGAGCGACTTTTTATGATCGAATATGGTCAATTTGCTCCAAGTGTTTCTAAAAGGAGATTTGTTCGTCAGTTCAGGGCAATGGGAAGAACATTTGAGGCTGATTCTACATGGAATTCACCTTCCGAAACGAATTGA